In the Deltaproteobacteria bacterium genome, one interval contains:
- a CDS encoding FHA domain-containing protein, protein MWQILINGPGYFDTSYNLPEGDTHLGRADENEVVLTGDKVSRRHARLRVNGGQVTLEDLGSRNGTQLAQKPVSGTVPLSDGDIVTVGENTLTLHMAGQAEASRTEMVDFAKHGQVAASTLSKEAAELAGQVLFTRDLRENSFIASFEAAKGMSVAELQTASSDHDGVQVKSLALLYKVVDALATSGSLDAFLQQMLDMVMELAAAKTGVVLLKNARGSFSPVVVRHAGKLQKGEVPVSDAIVAEVVQKKVALVVGDAQDDERFKSRESVILYAMKQVLCVPMVHEGNLIGLVYLNREADPSAGGMSLEAMLDLLTAIAQLAAAGAQQAKLKAKVQNEERIRRALERFHAPEVVDRLVKDLGKGQQIGAKVDERVVTVVFADIVGFTALTERLPAARVVELLNEFYRRMTRVIFSFGGTVDKFIGDSVMAVFGAPYTKSDDAVRAVRAALAMRREFADMIQTRPGDERCGIKLALNTGKVLAGTVGSDDRLEYTALGDPVNTASRLEESALPGQILATQETIEAVGERFQTNPLGPRELRGKSEAVLVHELVEEDPNWTTNPGI, encoded by the coding sequence ATGTGGCAGATCCTCATCAACGGCCCCGGCTACTTCGACACCTCCTACAACCTCCCCGAGGGTGACACCCACCTCGGCCGCGCGGACGAGAACGAGGTCGTGCTCACCGGCGACAAGGTCTCGCGCCGGCACGCGCGCCTCCGCGTGAACGGCGGCCAGGTCACGCTCGAGGACCTGGGCTCGCGAAACGGCACCCAGCTGGCCCAGAAGCCCGTCTCGGGCACCGTGCCGCTCTCCGACGGCGACATCGTCACCGTGGGCGAGAACACCCTCACCCTGCACATGGCCGGTCAGGCCGAGGCGTCGCGCACGGAGATGGTGGACTTCGCCAAGCACGGCCAGGTCGCGGCGAGCACGCTCTCCAAGGAAGCCGCCGAGCTCGCCGGCCAGGTGCTCTTCACCCGCGACCTGCGCGAGAACAGCTTCATCGCCAGCTTCGAGGCCGCCAAGGGCATGAGCGTGGCCGAGCTGCAGACGGCCAGCTCCGACCACGACGGCGTGCAGGTGAAGAGCCTGGCCCTGCTCTACAAGGTGGTCGACGCGCTCGCGACCTCGGGCTCCCTCGACGCCTTCCTGCAGCAGATGCTGGACATGGTGATGGAGCTCGCCGCGGCCAAGACCGGCGTGGTGCTGCTCAAGAACGCGCGCGGCAGCTTCTCGCCGGTCGTCGTTCGGCACGCGGGCAAGCTGCAGAAGGGCGAGGTGCCCGTCTCCGACGCCATCGTGGCCGAGGTGGTGCAGAAGAAGGTCGCGCTGGTGGTGGGCGACGCCCAGGACGACGAGCGCTTCAAGAGCCGCGAGAGCGTGATCCTCTACGCCATGAAGCAGGTGCTCTGCGTGCCCATGGTGCACGAGGGGAATTTGATTGGCCTGGTGTACCTGAACCGCGAGGCGGATCCGTCGGCGGGCGGCATGTCGCTGGAGGCGATGCTCGACCTGCTCACCGCCATCGCCCAGCTCGCGGCCGCGGGCGCGCAGCAGGCCAAGCTGAAGGCGAAGGTGCAGAACGAGGAGCGCATCCGCCGGGCGCTGGAGCGCTTCCACGCGCCGGAGGTCGTCGATCGGCTGGTGAAGGACCTGGGCAAGGGCCAGCAGATCGGCGCCAAGGTCGACGAGCGGGTGGTGACGGTGGTCTTCGCCGACATCGTGGGCTTCACCGCGCTCACCGAGCGGCTGCCCGCGGCGCGGGTGGTGGAGCTGCTCAACGAGTTCTACCGGCGGATGACGCGGGTCATCTTCAGCTTCGGCGGCACGGTCGATAAGTTCATCGGCGACTCGGTGATGGCCGTGTTTGGCGCGCCGTACACCAAGAGCGACGACGCCGTCCGCGCGGTTCGGGCCGCCCTGGCCATGCGCCGCGAGTTCGCGGACATGATTCAAACCCGGCCTGGCGACGAGCGCTGCGGCATCAAGCTGGCGCTGAACACCGGCAAGGTGCTCGCGGGAACGGTGGGTTCCGACGATCGCCTCGAGTACACGGCCCTGGGCGACCCGGTGAACACGGCCTCGCGGCTCGAGGAATCGGCGCTGCCGGGGCAGATCCTGGCCACGCAAGAGACGATCGAGGCGGTGGGCGAGCGCTTCCAGACCAACCCGCTCGGTCCGCGCGAGCTGCGTGGCAAGAGCGAGGCGGTGCTGGTGCACGAGCTCGTCGAAGAAGACCCCAACTGGACGACCAATCCAGGCATCTAG
- a CDS encoding protein kinase: protein MIGEKAAKGLRPFAPQSFGRYTLLAPLASGGMGEVYLGRLEGVEGFEKLVVIKKILPQLAHDDDFRGRFVSEARVLVKLHHGSVAQVLDMGEREGELYIALEFVDGKDLRKVAARCKERGHTVPLGLTLFVMMRVLDALAYAHRKKDEADQDLNLVHRDVSPQNVLISYEGEVKVIDFGLAKSSLSLGRTSPSVVLGKFFYMSPEQAKHQKVDRRSDLYAAGICLYELIAGKNPFESVPQGELMAKVANPQIEPLGQAMPGVPPAVEQLVMRALAPDPKDRFASAEEMRGRLMAAMLELDPGAGPESLAHFMRAVFTGEHAQERKIFAQLREAGREARPDARTGLMPVLQIADAKPPDARANTVVAEVVAPPKPMTPATAETHVGPVPESNRETLAAMPALSVPEPSQTDVFQLPGGREAEATRPAETGEMPVLSQSAADTGEMRALPGADLDSGPTEGAFEFQMPEDSGGHRTTDPARAPLEPGRRPIVQAEPAPRLSPPAGALPGLIHATAPIAALDTREDPQEFQLPGHEEPKLEPSQPIIQAAMVEDEPPRSAPPVLAPPSNVPGPPVLSASPTPRAAQAPRSPSSAAVPRPAPVAPKSEAPGLPKVVIAAELSTDPPKAPPGRRPNTSPAPSSRRPPSPSSPGTPQHAPPVLSGQPTQRVTGGPVQIAPTQARTAPSNVPSRRNSLLVGLAIGAGLVLVVVIGLLAWSFSHPG, encoded by the coding sequence ATGATCGGAGAGAAGGCGGCGAAGGGGCTCCGGCCGTTCGCGCCGCAGTCCTTTGGACGGTACACCCTGCTCGCGCCCCTGGCGTCGGGCGGCATGGGTGAGGTGTACCTGGGCCGCCTCGAAGGCGTGGAGGGCTTCGAGAAGCTGGTGGTGATCAAGAAGATCCTTCCCCAGCTCGCCCACGACGACGACTTCCGCGGCCGCTTCGTCTCCGAGGCCCGGGTGCTGGTGAAGCTGCACCACGGCTCGGTGGCCCAGGTGCTCGACATGGGCGAGCGAGAGGGCGAGCTCTACATCGCCCTGGAGTTCGTGGACGGCAAAGACCTGCGCAAGGTGGCCGCCCGCTGCAAGGAGCGCGGCCACACCGTGCCCCTCGGCCTGACGCTCTTCGTGATGATGCGGGTGCTCGACGCGCTGGCCTACGCGCACCGCAAGAAGGACGAGGCCGACCAGGACCTGAACCTCGTCCACCGCGACGTGAGCCCGCAGAACGTGCTCATCAGCTACGAGGGCGAGGTCAAGGTCATCGACTTCGGCCTGGCCAAGAGCTCGCTGAGCCTGGGCCGCACCAGCCCGAGCGTGGTGCTGGGCAAGTTCTTCTACATGTCGCCGGAGCAGGCCAAGCACCAGAAGGTCGACCGCCGCAGCGACCTCTACGCCGCCGGCATCTGCCTCTACGAGCTCATCGCCGGCAAGAACCCCTTCGAGAGCGTGCCCCAGGGCGAGCTCATGGCGAAGGTGGCCAATCCGCAGATCGAGCCGCTGGGCCAGGCCATGCCCGGGGTTCCGCCCGCGGTGGAGCAGCTGGTGATGCGCGCCCTGGCGCCGGATCCGAAGGATCGCTTCGCCAGCGCCGAAGAGATGCGCGGTCGGCTCATGGCCGCCATGCTCGAGCTGGATCCGGGCGCGGGGCCGGAGTCGCTCGCCCACTTCATGCGCGCGGTCTTCACCGGCGAGCACGCCCAGGAGCGGAAGATCTTCGCCCAGCTGCGTGAAGCCGGCCGCGAGGCCCGCCCCGACGCGCGCACCGGGCTCATGCCCGTGCTGCAGATCGCCGACGCCAAGCCGCCCGACGCCCGCGCGAACACGGTGGTGGCCGAGGTGGTGGCGCCGCCCAAGCCGATGACGCCCGCCACCGCGGAGACGCACGTGGGGCCGGTGCCCGAGTCGAACCGGGAGACGCTGGCGGCGATGCCCGCCCTCAGCGTGCCCGAGCCCTCGCAGACCGACGTCTTCCAGCTTCCCGGCGGCCGCGAGGCCGAGGCCACCCGCCCTGCCGAGACGGGCGAGATGCCGGTGCTGTCCCAGAGCGCCGCGGACACCGGGGAGATGCGCGCGCTGCCGGGCGCCGACCTCGACAGCGGGCCCACCGAGGGGGCGTTCGAGTTCCAGATGCCGGAGGACTCCGGTGGTCACCGCACCACCGATCCGGCTCGGGCGCCCCTCGAGCCCGGCCGACGCCCGATCGTCCAGGCGGAGCCGGCGCCGCGCCTGAGCCCGCCGGCGGGCGCGCTGCCTGGCCTCATCCACGCCACCGCGCCCATTGCCGCGCTCGACACCCGCGAGGACCCGCAGGAGTTCCAGCTCCCGGGCCACGAGGAGCCCAAGCTCGAGCCTTCGCAGCCCATCATCCAGGCCGCGATGGTGGAGGATGAGCCGCCGCGCTCGGCGCCGCCGGTGCTGGCGCCGCCCTCGAACGTCCCCGGCCCGCCGGTGCTCTCGGCCTCGCCGACGCCTCGCGCAGCGCAAGCCCCGCGCTCGCCCTCCTCCGCCGCCGTGCCCCGGCCTGCGCCCGTGGCGCCGAAGTCTGAAGCGCCCGGTCTGCCGAAGGTGGTCATCGCGGCGGAGCTCTCCACGGATCCGCCGAAGGCGCCGCCCGGCCGACGCCCGAACACCTCGCCGGCCCCTTCGTCGCGGCGGCCGCCCTCGCCCTCCAGCCCGGGCACGCCCCAGCACGCGCCGCCGGTGCTGTCCGGCCAGCCCACGCAGCGGGTCACGGGCGGGCCCGTGCAGATTGCGCCCACCCAAGCGCGCACGGCGCCGTCCAACGTCCCCAGCCGGCGCAACTCGCTCCTGGTGGGCCTGGCCATCGGCGCGGGCCTGGTGCTGGTGGTGGTGATCGGGTTGCTCGCGTGGAGCTTCTCGCACCCCGGTTGA
- a CDS encoding DUF533 domain-containing protein — MDLTQNDWLQRLVEHAPPAVAPQIPPGGAVGRVRAARKLLADRLADLGLLYGTPLLSADLAPDQAPRERLFLAVHAGLVNLARALAEAMGRPGSRRDADVAVVFLAYSGAPKAAAKLARDDKPSSRAVAKAFATAAERLSERLELLTGDLVYGVPLHNGLNYAAAWSFGRIAVAYFAEGKLDVSAVERRLADQGRDRAALVEALVELVWAAGPPTPSVRRAVARQVSALDLPRASSKAVKAALEEPGGPSALAAKVRGREHRRFVLAQAVLASLVDGRRTAAEKRFLTELAKAFGFPDDELRALELGLAGFYAEHREFVDTFTAGEAGVELADELVDDLSRKVEKNLSAVVQELKQTGELAELLAKAARGNTLSVDERARMRQDLLDVAKAVPSLAILAAPGGLLLLAALTKVLPFSILPSAWDQRSKKISS; from the coding sequence GTGGATCTCACCCAGAACGATTGGCTGCAGCGCCTGGTGGAGCACGCTCCCCCGGCGGTGGCGCCCCAGATCCCGCCGGGCGGCGCGGTGGGCCGGGTGCGCGCCGCGCGAAAGCTCCTCGCGGATCGCCTCGCCGACCTGGGCCTGCTCTACGGCACCCCGCTGCTCTCCGCCGACCTCGCCCCCGACCAGGCCCCGCGCGAGCGGCTCTTCCTGGCCGTCCACGCCGGGCTGGTGAACCTGGCACGCGCGCTGGCCGAGGCCATGGGACGTCCCGGGTCGCGCCGCGACGCGGACGTGGCCGTGGTCTTCCTCGCCTACAGCGGCGCGCCCAAGGCGGCGGCGAAGCTGGCCAGGGACGACAAGCCCTCGAGCCGCGCGGTGGCCAAGGCCTTCGCCACGGCGGCCGAGCGCCTGTCCGAGCGGCTGGAGCTGCTCACGGGCGATCTCGTCTACGGCGTGCCCCTGCACAACGGGCTGAACTACGCCGCCGCGTGGAGCTTCGGGCGCATCGCGGTGGCCTACTTCGCCGAGGGAAAGCTCGACGTGAGCGCCGTGGAGCGCCGCCTGGCCGACCAGGGTCGGGATCGCGCCGCGCTGGTGGAGGCGTTGGTGGAGCTGGTCTGGGCGGCCGGCCCGCCGACGCCGTCCGTTCGGCGCGCCGTGGCCCGACAGGTCTCCGCGCTCGATCTGCCCCGAGCGAGCTCCAAGGCCGTGAAAGCCGCGCTCGAGGAGCCGGGCGGTCCGTCTGCGTTGGCGGCCAAGGTTCGCGGCCGCGAGCACCGACGCTTCGTGCTCGCGCAGGCGGTGCTGGCGAGCCTCGTCGACGGCCGGCGGACCGCCGCCGAGAAGCGCTTCCTGACCGAGCTGGCCAAGGCCTTCGGCTTCCCCGACGACGAGCTGCGCGCGCTGGAGTTGGGGCTCGCGGGCTTCTACGCCGAGCACCGCGAGTTCGTGGACACCTTCACGGCCGGTGAAGCGGGCGTGGAGCTCGCCGACGAGCTCGTCGACGACCTCTCGCGCAAGGTGGAGAAGAACCTGTCCGCCGTCGTGCAGGAGCTGAAGCAGACCGGCGAGCTGGCGGAGCTGCTCGCGAAGGCCGCACGCGGCAACACGCTCTCCGTCGACGAGCGCGCGCGCATGCGCCAGGACCTGCTCGACGTCGCCAAGGCCGTGCCCAGCCTGGCCATCCTGGCTGCACCCGGTGGACTCTTGCTGCTGGCTGCGCTGACGAAGGTGCTGCCGTTCTCGATCCTGCCCAGCGCCTGGGATCAGCGATCGAAGAAGATCAGCTCCTAG
- a CDS encoding HEAT repeat domain-containing protein codes for MRVASSRKLLAGLLAVGLFGCTSGDPKTVKFWVDKINNDHTEREKKADAAHLQEVAKTAKDPGGATLVASLLKNQPGDVVAAAASALGDMGDKSVVPELVDAVDISRGSGADHATEEANHANKAIARTLGQLGDKGATPGLLKLLKSKDNYTVIEAINALGDLKDPAGVKSLSDIATDTSIEPFVNKKAIMALGQIADPGALPAVHQMLYEERKGMSFFAESSFAIYEIGKPSTDMLIGDLKGSDPKFAGWAKDHGILRGAVLAKTAQMLGDLNDSRAESELLKLLSYKDEDAQLQYATRMQAADALGRMRSTKAVKPLTEMLGDEEVAARNTYMRALRFIGDKSAVAAVAKKMDAPKESIGYREEAYKTVALMGDAAEAKAYDSAFNGEEKRLTGECKEAEIGDADCQAQIKEVTARLKQYKAALATNCATGSVSCWTAKLQDPNPFVRTRAALELGHSGKADALSALFDAIQKPLDGADNDAVQNQDEARFAAIMAVHWLLDSGAKASDAAGMADKLEKQVEAEKSKTATMRSAEDVKRLAVRLRRA; via the coding sequence ATGCGCGTTGCTTCGTCGCGGAAGCTCCTGGCTGGCCTTCTCGCCGTCGGCCTCTTTGGCTGCACGTCGGGGGATCCGAAGACGGTGAAGTTCTGGGTCGACAAGATCAACAACGACCACACCGAGCGCGAGAAGAAGGCCGACGCCGCCCACCTCCAGGAGGTCGCCAAGACCGCCAAGGATCCCGGCGGGGCCACCCTGGTGGCGAGCCTGCTCAAGAACCAGCCCGGGGACGTGGTGGCCGCCGCGGCCAGCGCCCTCGGCGACATGGGCGACAAGAGCGTGGTGCCCGAGCTCGTCGACGCCGTGGACATCTCCCGCGGCTCCGGCGCCGATCACGCCACCGAAGAGGCGAACCACGCCAACAAGGCCATCGCCCGCACGCTCGGCCAGCTCGGCGACAAGGGCGCCACCCCGGGCCTGCTCAAGCTGCTCAAGAGCAAGGACAACTACACCGTCATCGAGGCCATCAACGCGCTCGGCGACTTGAAGGATCCCGCGGGCGTGAAGTCGCTCTCGGACATCGCCACCGACACCAGCATCGAGCCCTTCGTGAACAAGAAGGCCATCATGGCCCTGGGCCAGATCGCCGATCCGGGCGCGCTGCCCGCCGTGCACCAGATGCTCTACGAGGAGCGCAAGGGCATGAGCTTCTTCGCGGAGTCGAGCTTCGCCATCTACGAGATCGGCAAGCCCTCCACGGACATGCTCATCGGCGACCTCAAGGGCTCGGACCCCAAGTTCGCGGGCTGGGCCAAGGACCACGGCATCCTCCGCGGCGCCGTGCTCGCCAAGACCGCGCAGATGCTGGGTGACCTGAACGACAGCCGCGCCGAGAGCGAGCTGCTCAAGCTCCTCAGCTACAAGGACGAGGACGCGCAGCTGCAGTACGCCACCCGCATGCAGGCCGCCGACGCGCTGGGCCGCATGCGCAGCACCAAGGCCGTGAAGCCGCTCACCGAAATGCTCGGCGACGAGGAGGTCGCCGCGCGCAACACGTACATGCGCGCGCTGCGCTTCATCGGCGACAAGAGCGCCGTGGCCGCCGTGGCCAAGAAGATGGACGCGCCGAAGGAGTCCATCGGCTACCGCGAGGAGGCCTACAAGACGGTGGCCCTGATGGGCGACGCCGCCGAGGCCAAGGCGTACGACAGCGCCTTCAACGGCGAGGAGAAGCGGCTCACCGGCGAGTGCAAGGAGGCCGAGATCGGCGATGCCGACTGCCAGGCCCAGATCAAGGAGGTGACCGCGCGCCTCAAGCAGTACAAGGCCGCGCTGGCCACCAACTGCGCCACCGGCTCGGTGAGCTGCTGGACGGCGAAGCTCCAGGATCCGAACCCGTTCGTGCGCACCCGCGCGGCGCTGGAGCTGGGCCACTCGGGCAAGGCCGACGCCCTCTCCGCGCTCTTCGACGCCATCCAGAAGCCGCTCGACGGCGCCGACAACGACGCCGTCCAGAACCAGGACGAGGCGCGCTTCGCGGCCATCATGGCGGTGCACTGGCTGCTCGACTCGGGCGCCAAGGCCTCGGATGCGGCGGGCATGGCCGACAAGCTCGAGAAGCAGGTGGAGGCGGAGAAGTCGAAGACCGCCACCATGCGCTCCGCCGAGGACGTGAAGCGCCTCGCCGTCCGCCTGCGCCGCGCGTAG
- a CDS encoding HEAT repeat domain-containing protein codes for MHARAPRQRPHLSTWLLLTGLAFSAPAHAAQPLSAEEQDQLDSALRDRSGPMKVRLQAALILSRSGGPEAVPALVDALDDPDFPVRAAACMALGNVGDARAADALLHRLNDPQDFVRDEATEGVQHLVQRGYGRAVEDAARRADPEARAKAVAIGATLGESQGTKLLAQGIADPDLSVRNAAAQALAGWPPPESQRFLMAQLASPDPKVRAAAARLCGEKHVSQAVPVLMQMLVSTSESSEVVDASRNALLDLSDQLDLPHLQEKAHHGGRVEREQALAVLASIRNEGIYDLLVATLDDPDVELRGAAALDLGVFGDPRAAQKISVLAGRPENESIQRTLEASLKLLQR; via the coding sequence ATGCACGCGCGCGCACCCAGGCAGCGGCCGCACCTCTCGACTTGGCTCCTGCTCACGGGCCTGGCCTTTTCCGCTCCCGCGCATGCCGCGCAGCCCCTCTCCGCCGAGGAGCAGGACCAGCTCGATTCCGCCCTGCGCGACCGCTCCGGGCCGATGAAGGTGCGCCTCCAGGCCGCGCTGATCCTCAGCCGGTCAGGCGGGCCCGAGGCCGTTCCGGCGCTGGTCGATGCGCTGGACGATCCGGATTTTCCGGTGCGCGCCGCGGCCTGCATGGCCCTGGGCAACGTGGGAGACGCGCGCGCCGCCGACGCACTGTTGCACCGGCTGAATGATCCCCAGGACTTCGTCCGCGACGAGGCCACCGAGGGCGTGCAGCACCTGGTGCAGCGCGGGTACGGGCGCGCGGTGGAAGACGCGGCCCGTCGCGCGGATCCGGAGGCGCGGGCCAAGGCCGTGGCCATCGGTGCGACGCTGGGCGAATCTCAGGGCACCAAGCTCTTGGCGCAGGGCATCGCGGATCCGGATCTCTCGGTGCGCAACGCGGCGGCGCAGGCGCTCGCGGGCTGGCCGCCGCCGGAGAGCCAGCGCTTCCTGATGGCGCAGCTGGCGTCGCCAGATCCGAAGGTGCGCGCGGCGGCGGCGCGGCTCTGCGGCGAGAAGCACGTGAGCCAGGCGGTGCCGGTGCTGATGCAGATGTTGGTGTCGACCAGCGAGAGCTCCGAGGTCGTCGACGCCTCCCGCAACGCGCTCCTCGACCTCTCGGACCAGCTCGACCTGCCGCACCTGCAGGAGAAGGCGCACCACGGGGGCCGCGTGGAGCGTGAGCAGGCGCTGGCCGTGCTGGCCTCGATTCGCAACGAGGGAATCTACGACCTGCTCGTCGCCACCCTCGACGATCCGGACGTGGAGCTGCGCGGTGCCGCGGCGCTGGACCTCGGCGTGTTCGGGGATCCGCGCGCGGCGCAGAAGATCTCGGTGCTCGCGGGTCGGCCGGAGAACGAGTCGATCCAGCGGACGCTGGAGGCTTCGCTGAAGCTGCTGCAGCGCTGA
- a CDS encoding ABC transporter ATP-binding protein, which produces MEGLSLRAEGLRFAYGQTPVLEGVSLELRPGQVLALLGPNGAGKSTLLRLMAGLLDSSSGRVLLGDRELTTLNRRERAQRIALVPQDAPVDAGFTALEVVLMGRAPHLGAWGVEGDSDREKARAALAELEVLELAGRPMAALSGGERRRVLLARARCQAAPVVLLDEPTAHLDLGHQAHALERARAWAAEGASVAVVLHDPNLARTYAHAVALVGAGGKVETGSTELLTSAKLSTLYGWPIEEAPLFRAGPRK; this is translated from the coding sequence GTGGAAGGTCTCTCGCTGCGCGCCGAAGGGTTGCGCTTCGCCTACGGCCAGACGCCTGTTCTCGAGGGCGTGAGCCTCGAGCTGCGTCCCGGCCAGGTGCTGGCGCTGCTCGGACCGAATGGCGCGGGCAAGAGCACGCTGCTGCGGCTGATGGCAGGGCTGCTCGACAGTTCTTCGGGGCGCGTGCTCCTCGGCGACCGCGAGCTGACGACCCTCAATCGCCGCGAGCGGGCCCAGCGCATCGCCCTGGTGCCCCAGGACGCGCCGGTAGACGCCGGCTTCACCGCGCTCGAGGTGGTGCTCATGGGGCGCGCGCCGCACCTGGGTGCGTGGGGCGTCGAGGGCGATTCGGATCGCGAGAAGGCCCGCGCGGCGCTGGCCGAGCTGGAGGTGCTGGAGCTCGCGGGTCGGCCGATGGCGGCGCTCTCCGGCGGCGAGCGGCGACGCGTGCTGCTCGCGCGGGCGCGCTGCCAGGCCGCGCCGGTGGTCTTGCTGGATGAGCCGACGGCGCACCTGGATCTCGGCCACCAGGCGCACGCGCTCGAGCGGGCGCGCGCGTGGGCCGCAGAAGGCGCGTCGGTTGCGGTGGTGCTGCACGATCCCAACCTCGCGCGCACGTACGCGCACGCGGTGGCGCTCGTGGGCGCGGGAGGCAAGGTCGAGACCGGCTCGACCGAGCTCCTCACGAGCGCCAAGCTGTCCACGCTCTACGGCTGGCCGATTGAAGAAGCGCCGCTGTTCCGCGCCGGCCCGCGCAAGTAG